A region of Argentina anserina chromosome 5, drPotAnse1.1, whole genome shotgun sequence DNA encodes the following proteins:
- the LOC126795322 gene encoding uncharacterized protein LOC126795322 produces the protein MSKSKSKKELMASAPWRVAEEEEFADAKMKVTRQQAGAESTMHVPSKKSKRRAQESDADDSLTEIDAELRYSFHRNYQFLQRVFSVDTIVKPLPPMMAYNVSRNLNFFTRIFTQFFDPEGVANVQKSLGIGQEEKARRVR, from the exons atgtcaAAGTCGAAGTCGAAGAAGGAGTTGATGGCGTCAGCGCCGTGGAGGGTTGCGGAGGAAGAGGAGTTCGCGGACGCGAAGATGAAGGTGACGCGGCAGCAGGCGGGGGCGGAGTCCACCATGCACGTCCCTAGCAAGAAAAGCAAGCGCCGTGCTCAGGAATCAGACGCCGACGACTCTCTCACTGAGATCGACGCCGAGCTCCGTTACAGCTTCCACCGTAACTATCAG TTTCTTCAACGAGTTTTTAGCGTTGATACTATCGTGAAACCTCTTCCACCGATGATGGCTTACAATGTCTCCCGCAACTTGAACTTCTTCACTCGCATTTTCACCCAGTTTTTTG ATCCGGAGGGCGTTGCAAATGTCCAGAAGTCACTCGGTATAGGACAAGAGGAAAAAGCGCGTCGTGTGCGGTGA
- the LOC126795318 gene encoding LOW QUALITY PROTEIN: uncharacterized protein LOC126795318 (The sequence of the model RefSeq protein was modified relative to this genomic sequence to represent the inferred CDS: deleted 2 bases in 1 codon; substituted 1 base at 1 genomic stop codon), translated as MDGIPDEWKSLFPISSVFKPPLLISNPSILGPLIFNPKPNSTTLLFSSPTLLPPLTPSPHLSLPRFLLTSSPESAPLPSTSSSIASSLGPHQYKNDLLSSFRNRLEFLQCPQANTILIFFPTGENSDQVGFLKLVLKDSTFDVKVGGLSMRCPFKYQILRISVNALPSLSNSTGNGPVTIGYILASTMYSVHWFTVKLGDFGLNSDSVRLVYVGDRVFKACCVVHACWSPHVLEQTLVLLENGALFLFDLESHLNSTVSNANFKGTRLKVLWDGDDYGSSGSYRWLSVEFSWHPRILIVARSDAIFLVDLRFNECILTCLMKIEILHIYAPIEKEQFRVLSRTSSDSFHFVLVSDSFLFLCDVRKPLMPVLQWAHTINEASYVDVFRLSELRSYSKDDAYMAFXFWLLHILGSFWNGEFNIFTYGPSLPMPIGSVASKLTELRKSYYAWELPSDLLLCGRECHCGNCLEREEFFKDSLPEWIDWQHKKEIVLGFGILSKDFSSLLFEPDVFGGFTLIRLMSSGKLELQRYCASWDSIKEVEESHKKLLHFKDHLLYSPEYDEYKFPRRFKYIELDYLCSYLKGNLDEVLEEKLKKPCKVPQGNELFSPEFHEILCKKLHECGFGQLRSSPAITIVLNDISLPASIHEVVLRRLWSELPMELLQLAFSNYPEILEVLVNKKRVALEFSAVPDLSQLPPFILRRPRKPYCRSNKWSKKVQPGDALVGPVLPVPLLLTLHEFRNGCPNSEEQSGRFSVEAELNCRFNEVMQVAGEMTFSNSEPEVLDDQVTSLANDGEEKWCESQRSKPFFSYQPVATKRTATRRRQGKSLYKDDKFDTLIFKVSERKQTSNDISGSVGLELFDDLCPVELRFDACSMKFESKEKKGYNVLKRQLVDWQNRFKLYKDFGSWIELKSSI; from the exons ATGGATGGTATTCCTGATGAATGGAAATCTCTTTTCCCAATCTCATCAGTCTTCAAGCCTCCCCTTCTTATTTCAAATCCTTCAATATTGGGTCCTCTAATTTtcaacccaaaacccaacagCACTACTCTCCTTTTCTCTTCCCCCACTCTCCTGCCACCTCTCACTCCTTCACCTCATCTCTCTCTACCTCGTTTCCTTTTGACCTCTTCACCAGAATCTGCTCCTCTTCCGTCCACCTCTTCCTCCATAGCCTCCTCCTTGGGCCCTCATCAGTACAAAAATGACCTACTTTCCTCTTTCCGAAACCGTCTAGAATTCCTTCAATGCCCACAAGCTAACACTATTCTCATATTTTTCCCTACTGGTGAGAATTCTGACCAAGTTGGGTTCTTGAAGCTTGTCTTAAAGGATTCTACTTTTGATGTTAAAGTTGGCGGTCTCAGTATGAGGTGTCCGTTCAAATATCAGATTTTAAGGATTTCTGTGAATGCCCTTCCTAGCTTATCCAATTCAACAGGTAATGGTCCTGTTACCATTGGATATATACTGGCTTCTACTATGTACTCTGTGCATTGGTTTACTGTAAAGCTTggagattttggattgaactCAGACAGCGTGAGGTTAGTGTATGTTGGTGATAGGGTCTTCAAGGCTTGCTGTGTTGTACATGCTTGTTGGAGTCCACATGTTCTGGAACAGACTCTGGTTTTGTTAGAGAACGGTGCTTTATTCTTGTTTGACTTGGAATCTCATCTCAACAGCACTGTTTCAAATGCAAATTTTAAAGGGACCAGATTGAAAGTCCTCTGGGATGGTGATGATTATGGTAGTTCTGGAAGCTATAGATGGTTGAGTGTTGAGTTCAGTTGGCATCCTAGAATTTTGATTGTTGCGCGTTCAGATGCAATTTTCTTAGTTGATTTGAGGTTCAATGAATGTATTCTGACTTGTTTGATGAAGATTgaaattttgcatatttatgCCCCGATTGAAAAGGAGCAGTTCCGTGTTCTTTCAAGGACTAGTTCTGATAGTTTTCACTTCGTTCTTGTTTCTGACAGCTTCTTATTTCTTTGTGATGTGCGCAAGCCGTTGATGCCGGTGTTGCAATGGGCTCatacaatcaacgaagcaagCTACGTTGATGTTTTCAGACTGTCAGAATTGAGGTCATACTCAAAGGATGATGCATATATG GCCTTCTGATTCTGGCTTTTGCATATTTTGGGTTCATTTTGGAATGGTGAGTTCAATATCTTTACCTATGGACCTTCCCTCCCAATGCCAATAGGATCAGTAGCTTCAAAACTTACAGAGCTTAGAAAATCCTATTATGCCTGGGAGCTTCCTTCAGATCTTTTACTGTGTGGCCGTGAGTGTCATTGTGGAAACTGTCTTGAAAGAGAAGAGTTTTTTAAAGATTCTCTTCCTGAGTGGATAGATTGGCAGCACAAGAAAGAGATAGTTTTGGGTTTCGGTATTTTAAGCAAAGACTTTTCTTCTCTGCTTTTCGAGCCAGATGTATTTGGTGGTTTTACACTGATAAGGCTCATGTCCTCAGGGAAGCTAGAATTACAGAGATATTGCGCATCATGGGATTCTATAAAAGAAGTTGAAGAATCACATAAGAAGTTGTTGCATTTCAAGGATCATTTGCTGTACTCCCCTGAATATGATGAATACAAATTTCCTAGGAGGTTTAAGTACATTGAACTTGACTACCTCTGCAGTTATCTGAAAGGCAATCTTGATGAAGTCTtggaagaaaaattgaaaaagccCTGTAAGGTTCCTCAAGGGAATGAACTCTTTAGCCCCGAGTTTCATGAAATATTATGCAAGAAATTACATGAATGCGGTTTTGGTCAGTTGAGGTCATCTCCTGCAATTACTATTGTTTTAAATGACATCAGCTTGCCAGCAAGCATACATGAAGTTGTTTTGAGGAGATTGTGGTCGGAGTTACCCATGGAGCTTCTGCAATTGGCTTTTTCCAACTATCCTGAAATTCTTGAAGTGCTTGTGAACAAAAAGAGGGTGGCTTTGGAATTCTCTGCTGTGCCAGACCTATCGCAGTTGCCTCCATTCATTTTAAGGAGGCCTAGGAAGCCGTATTGCCGTAGCAATAAGTGGTCAAAGAAAGTGCAACCTGGTGATGCCCTTGTGGGTCCGGTACTTCCTGTTCCTCTATTGCTTACACTTCATGAATTTCGTAATGGGTGTCCAAATTCAGAGGAGCAATCAGGCCGATTTTCAGTAGAGGCAGAGCTTAACTGCAGATTTAATGAGGTCATGCAGGTCGCTGGGGAAATGACCTTTTCCAATTCTGAACCAGAGGTTCTTGATGATCAAGTGACTTCCCTTGCTAATGATGGAGAAGAGAAATGGTGCGAATCTCAAAGGTCTAaacctttcttttcttatcagCCGGTTGCAACTAAACGCACAGCAACTCGTCGCAGACAGGGAAAATCTCTTTATAAGGATGACAAGTTTGACACCTTGATTTTTAAAGTGTCAGAAAGGAAGCAGACATCCAATGACATTAGCGGTAGCGTTGGACTGGAACTCTTTGATGATCTTTGCCCTGTAGAATTGAGATTTGATGCTTGTTCCATGAAGTTCGAGTCAAAGGAAAAAAAGGGATATAATGTACTAAAGAGGCAATTAGTGGATTGGCAAAATAGATTCAAATTGTATAAAGACTTCGGCTCTTGGATTGAATTGAAATCCAGTATTTGA
- the LOC126795599 gene encoding MLO-like protein 9 yields the protein MAGGATPGMRELDQTPTWAVAGVCFVIIVISIVLEKFLHLIGHYFQHRKKAGLLEALEKVKAELMVLGFISLILTFMQTTIATLCIPERFEDTMLPCPIKRHHGGGGGGGEGGRGKEGGGGGGHRRLFSYEPERRFLAAGSSGGGCGAGKVPLISINGLHQLHIFIFFLAVFHVIYGAVTMTLGRLKIRGWKQWEQEAVVDQEFNDPTKFRLTHETSFVKDHTKAWTKTPVTFYLVCFFRQFFRSVRRADFLTMRHGFVSVHLAPGSKFNFQKYIKRSLEDDFKVVVGISPLLWTTMTLYLLLNVQGWEAMFVLSMLPLVIILAVGTKLQGIITQMAIEIQERHAVVQGIPLVQVTDKHFWFSWPELVLYLIHFVLFQNAFEITYFIWITYEFGLHSCFHENFPLVILRVALGVLVQIMCSYITLPLYALVTQMGSTMKKSIFDEQTNKALRNWQKNAHKKKTETSSNNKTSNPTLGGTPLGKGQTDMENDGATPPQSANHDLLTGP from the exons ATGGCTGGTGGTGCTACCCCTGGCATGAGGGAGCTCGATCAAACTCCGACGTGGGCTGTCGCCGGTGTCTGTTTCGTGATCATTGTCATCTCTATAGTTTTAGAAAAGTTTCTTCACCTGATCGGACAT TACTTCCAACATAGAAAAAAAGCTGGTTTGCTTGAAGCTCTAGAGAAAGTTAAAGCGG AGCTTATGGTTTTGGGATTCATTTCTTTGATACTCACATTTATGCAAACGACCATCGCTACTTTGTGCATTCCAGAGCGCTTTGAGGATACAATGTTGCCTTGTCCTATAAAAAGGCatcatggtggtggtggtggtggaggagaaggaggaCGAGGaaaagaaggaggaggaggaggcggtCATCGCCGGCTTTTTTCGTATGAGCCGGAGCGCAGATTTTTAGCTGCGGGTAGCTCTGGAGGAGGCTGTGGAGCG GGAAAAGTGCCGCTTATCTCTATAAATGGATTGCATCAGTTGcacatcttcatcttcttcttagCAGTATTTCACGTTATATATGGTGCCGTAACCATGACACTAGGAAGATTAAAG ATTCGTGGGTGGAAGCAGTGGGAACAAGAAGCTGTAGTTGATCAGGAATTCAATG ATCCTACGAAGTTCAGGCTTACTCACGAGACATCATTTGTGAAAGACCACACAAAAGCTTGGACTAAAACACCAGTGACCTTCTACCTT GTATGCTTTTTCCGACAATTCTTTAGGTCAGTTCGTAGGGCTGATTTCTTGACCATGCGGCATGGCTTCGTCTCT GTTCATTTGGCACCGGGAAGCAAgtttaattttcaaaaatatatcaaaagaTCACTAGAAGATGACTTTAAGGTAGTTGTGGGAATCAG TCCACTGTTATGGACTACAATGACACTCTATTTGCTTCTCAATGTTCAAG GATGGGAGGCTATGTTTGTCTTGTCCATGCTTCCTCTCGTT ATCATCTTAGCTGTTGGAACAAAGCTGCAAGGAATTATAACGCAAATGGCAATTGAAATCCAAGAAAGGCATGCTGTAGTGCAAGGGATACCTCTGGTGCAAGTCACTGATAAGCACTTTTGGTTTAGCTGGCCGGAGCTAGTGCTTTATTTGATCCATTTTGTACTGTTTCAG AATGCCTTCGAGATAACATACTTCATTTGGATAACG TATGAGTTTGGGTTGCATTCTTGTTTCCATGAGAACTTCCCGCTTGTAATCCTCAGAGTTGCCCTTGG GGTCCTAGTCCAGATTATGTGCAGCTACATCACACTTCCGCTATATGCATTGGTTACCCAG ATGGGTTCAACAATGAAGAAGTCGATCTTCGATGAACAAACTAACAAGGCCTTAAGGAATTGGCAAAAGAATGCTCACAAGAAGAAGACCGAAACCAGCTCAAATAATAAAACATCAAATCCCACACTAGGTGGAACTCCATTAGGGAAAGGACAGACTGACATGGAAAATGATGGAGCAACTC
- the LOC126795319 gene encoding protein S-acyltransferase 21 — protein MARRHGWELPAHTFQVVAITVFFLLTVAYYAFFAPFLGNEIYEYVAIGVYSALVLSVFILYVRCTAIDPADPGILLEADKSFSGKENNNTDNHGNMSFSNRGKVDSHNSSWCSQFGGFFCGCFVREDCRKREDLLQLQQESGEDPLFCTLCKAEVGKFSKHCRSCDKCVDGFDHHCRWLNNCVGRKNYITFVSLMAVSLVWLIVECGVGIAVLVRCFADKNSMKRQIADRLGAGFSQPPFATVVALCTAISFLAIYPLAELFFFHIILIRKGITTYEYVIAMRTQSEPPGPSVDGGDQQSMASSPTSSAVTALSGRSSLGMNLPYKGAWCTPPWIFVDHQMQDEIIPHLEPGRVPSTLDPDEVQQPDKAKKLPQRPVRISAWKLAKLDANEATKAGAKARASSSVLRPISSQHHPYDADYVLSSNVSGRSSRTSTDHGFSNKNTRAGTSNLSPLSSYPPSCASREDVEIGRYTGSNLSSPHVSSLAPSPLEQKAPNMDQFNPIYQSSFNESPFSEKQSERNVTVGQMRTEKGDSRLQQGNKRSSVFWDQEAGRFVSSSRSTGSSSGAELLYTGQSIFFGGPVLNEIPARGTRTTGSLVSDHDRFYLPTG, from the exons ATGGCTCGTCGTCATGGATGGGAACTCCCTGCTCACACTTTTCAG GTTGTGGCTATAACCGTTTTCTTCTTGTTAACGGTTGCATATTATGCCTTCTTCGCTCCCTTTCTTGGAAATGAAATTTATGAGTACGTGGCAATTGGTGTATATTCTGCGTTG GTGCTTTCTGTATTCATACTTTATGTTCGGTGTACAGCAATTGATCCTGCTGATCCTGGAATACTACTTGAAGCGGACAAGTCATTTTCCGGGAAAGAAAACAATAACACAGATAATCATG gGAACATGTCATTCAGTAATAGAGGAAAAGTGGACAGCCATAATTCAAGTTGGTGCTCACAATTTGGAGGTTTCTTTTGTGGATGTTTTGTAAGAGAAGATTGCCGCAAACGTGAAGATCTCTTGCAATTACAGCAAGAATCTGGAGAGGATCCTCTCTTCTGTACTCTGTGCAAAGCTGAG GTTGGCAAGTTCAGCAAACATTGTAGAAGCTGTGATAAATGTGTTGATGGATTTGATCATCATTGTCGG TGGCTAAATAATTGTGTGGGGAGGAAAAATTATATCACCTTCGTGTCTCTTATGGCCGTGAGCCTTGTTTGG CTTATTGTTGAATGCGGTGTTGGCATTGCTGTCCTTGTTCGGTGCTTTGCTGATAAAAACAGTATGAAAAGGCAGATAGCCGATAGACTTGGAGCTGGTTTCTCTCAGCCCCCTTTTGCCACCGTGGTG GCCTTATGTACTGCTATTTCCTTCCTTGCCATATATCCTTTGGCAGAGCTGTTCTTTTTCCACATAATTTTGATTCGAAAG GGTATTACAACCTATGAGTATGTTATTGCCATGAGAACACAAAGTGAACCTCCTGGACCATCTGTGGACGGTGGCGATCAGCAGAGTATGGCATCTTCACCAACAAGTTCGGCTGTGACTGCCTTGAGTGGAAGGAGCTCTCTTGGAATGAATTTGCCATATAAAGGTGCTTGGTGCACCCCTCCATGGATCTTTGTGGATCACCAG ATGCAGGATGAAATTATTCCACATTTGGAGCCAGGACGTGTACCATCAACACTGGATCCAGATGAAGTACAGCAGCCTGATAAGGCAAAAAAATTACCCCAACGTCCAGTACGAATAAGTGCATGGAAGCTTGCTAAACTAGATGCTAATGAGGCAACCAAAGCAGGTGCGAAAGCTAGAGCCTCATCATCTGTGCTTCGTCCAATTAGTTCTCAACATCATCCGTATGACGCTGACTATGTATTGAGCAGTAATGTGAGTGGAAGAAGTAGTCGAACTAGTACTGATCATGGGTTTAGCAACAAAAACACCAGAGCTGGGACATCAAACTTATCTCCTCTGAGCTCATACCCACCCAGTTGTGCTAGCAGAGAAGATGTTGAAATTGGACGTTACACTGGTAGTAACTTGAGCAGTCCTCATGTCTCTAGTCTTGCGCCTTCTCCTCTTGAGCAGAAAGCTCCAAACATGGATCAGTTCAATCCCATTTATCAGTCATCATTCAATGAATCTCCATTCTCAGAAAAACAAAGTGAACGGAATGTAACTGTAGGACAGATGCGTACAGAAAAAGGTGACTCACGCCTTCAGCAGGGAAATAAGAGATCCTCAGTTTTTTGGGATCAAGAAGCGGGACGTTTTGTCTCATCTTCGAGATCTACTGGTTCCTCCTCAGGAGCAGAGCTGTTGTACACGGGTCAATCCATATTTTTCGGAGGACCTGTTCTCAATGAGATACCGGCTAGAGGGACAAGGACCACTGGTTCACTGGTTTCTGACCATGACAGGTTCTACTTACCAACAGGGTAG